A stretch of DNA from Streptomyces rubradiris:
GGATCACCCTGGACGCGCGCAACGTGCTGTACCTGTTCGGCGCGCCGGGCCAGGAGCGGTTCTGGTTCCTGTGGGACCGGCTGTTCACCGGCACGCTCGGCGCGGTCGTCCTGGTCGACACCCGGCGGATCGACGACTCCTGGTACGCCATCGACCGGCTGGAGCACCACGGCACGCCGTTCATCGTGGCCTGCAACGACTTCGGCGGTCCGGTGCGGGCCGGCGCTGACGTCCGCGAGGCCCTCGACCTGGATCCGCATGTGCCGCTGGTCGACTGCGACGCCCGCTCCCGGGAGTCGGGCAAGCAGGTGCTGATCACGCTGGTGCAGCACGTGAAGAACCGGTACGCCGACCCGTCCGCGCGGGCGGGCCAGCCCCGACAGGAGTTCGTGTGACCACCCCCGACGCCGTCCCGCTCAGCGGACCCCGGTTCCAGACCGAACCCGCGCGCCTGTACCGGGAGATGCGGCGCGACCACGGCTCCGTGGTGCCGGTGCTGCTCGACGGTGACATCCCGGCCTGGCTGGTGCTCGGCTACCGGGAACTGCACCAGGTCACCGGCGATCCCGTGCTGTTCAGCCGGGACTCGGACCTGTGGAACCAGTGGGAGAACATCCCCGCGGACTGGCCGCTGCTGCCGATGATCGGGCGCAAGCAGCCGTCGATCCTCTACACCGTCGGCGAACGGCACCGGCAGCGCGCGGCGATGGTGAGCAACGCGCTGGAGGCGGTGGACCCGTTCGAGATGCGCGGGCACGCCGAGCGGTTCGCGGACGAGCTGATCGACGCGCTGTGCGCCGAGGGCGAGGCCGATCTGATCGCGCAGTACGCCATGCTGCTGCCGGTACGGGTCCTGGCCCGGCTGTACGGGTTCTCCGACGAGGACGGCCCCGGGCTGGTCACCGCCCTGAACGACATGATCGACGGCCGGGAGCGGGCGCTGGCCGGGCAGGCGCACCTGGCCGGTTCCATGGCCCGGTTGGTCGCGGAGCGCAGGAAGGAGCCCGCGGACGACGTGGTCTCCCGGATGCTCGCCGACGGCAGCGGGTTCAGCGACGAGGAGATCGTCCAGGACCTGATGGTGATGATGGCGGCCGGGCACCAGCCGACCGCGGACTGGATCGGCAACTCGCTCCGGCTGATGCTGACCGACGACCGGTTCGCCGCCTCCCTGTTCGGCGGGCGCAACAGCGTCGCCGAGGCGATGAACGAGGTGCTGTGGGAGGACACGCCCACGCAGAACGTGGCGGGCCGCTGGGCCGCCCGCGACACCCGCCTCGGCGGCCGGGCCGTCCGGGCCGGCGACCTGCTGCTGCTCGGTCTGCAGGGCGCCAACTCCGATCCGCAGGTGCGCACCGACGCCTCGGAGCTGACCGGCGGCAACAACGCGCACTTCTCCTTCGGCCACGGCGAGCACCGCTGCCCGTTCCCCGCGCAGGAGGTCGCCGAGGTGATCGCGCGGACCGGCATCGAGGTGGTACTGGACCGGCTGCCGGACATCGACCTGGCGGTGCCCGCCGACTCCCTCACCCGGCGGCCCTCGCCCTGGCTGAGAGGACTGACCAGACTGCCCGTCCGGTTCAGCCCCGTACCAGCCCGCTGATCCCGCGTCGCCCCGGCCGGTGCGTCGTGCGGCCGGGGGTCCGGGGACGTCCTCCCCGGACCGGCGCCGTACCCGCGCACTTACGACCCTGCCCTGGGAGGCACGTCAGATGACGACCGGTACCGCACCCCGTATCGCCCTGGACCCCTTCGTCACCGATCTGGACGCCGAGAGCGCGGCGCTGCGCGCGGCCGGTCCGCTCGCCGCGGTCGAACTCCCCGGCGGCGTCCCGGTGTGGGCCGTCACCCACCACGCCGAGGCCAAGGCACTGCTCACCGACCCGCGCCTGGTGAAGGACATCGAGGTGTGGGGGGCCTGGCGGCGCGGTGAGATCCCCGCGGACTGGCCGCTGATCGGCCTGGCCAACCCGGGCCGCTCCATGCTCACGGCCGACGGCGCCGACCACCGCCGGCTGCGCACCCTGGTCGCGCAGGCGCTCACCCCGCGCCGGGTGGAGCGCATGCGGGAGCGGATAGCGAAGCTCACCCAGGATCTGCTGGACGCGCTGCCCACGGACGGCCGGACCGTCGACCTGAAGTCGGCCTTCGCCTATCCGCTGCCCATGTACGTGATCGCCGACCTGATGGGGATGGCGGAGGCGCGGCTGCCCCGGCTGAAGGTGCTGTTCGAGAAGTTCTTCTCCACCCAGACCCCGCCGGAGGAGGTCGGGACGACCCTCGCCGAACTGGCCGGGATCATGGCCGAGACGGTGGCGGCGAAGCGGGCCGAACCGGGCGACGACCTGACCAGCGCGCTGATCCTCGCGGCGGAGGACGGCGACCGGCTCACGGACGAGGAGATCGTCTCCACGC
This window harbors:
- a CDS encoding cytochrome P450 family protein; this encodes MTTGTAPRIALDPFVTDLDAESAALRAAGPLAAVELPGGVPVWAVTHHAEAKALLTDPRLVKDIEVWGAWRRGEIPADWPLIGLANPGRSMLTADGADHRRLRTLVAQALTPRRVERMRERIAKLTQDLLDALPTDGRTVDLKSAFAYPLPMYVIADLMGMAEARLPRLKVLFEKFFSTQTPPEEVGTTLAELAGIMAETVAAKRAEPGDDLTSALILAAEDGDRLTDEEIVSTLQLMVAAGHETTISLIVNAVVNLSTHPEQRALVLSGRADWPAVIEETLRYSTPTSHVLIRFATEDVPVGDKVIPAGDALIVSYGAIGRDENAHGPTAGSFDITRETRNRHISFGHGPHVCPGAALSRLEAGIALPALYARFPGLDLAVPASELRNKPVVTQNDLFELPVRLNP
- a CDS encoding GTP-binding protein — its product is MDFATSDMGVPPLERSRERGRTPLGATADQGFKIVVVGGFGVGKTTLVRSVSEIRPLNTEETMTQAGEAIDDTAQVRGKSATTVAFDFGRITLDARNVLYLFGAPGQERFWFLWDRLFTGTLGAVVLVDTRRIDDSWYAIDRLEHHGTPFIVACNDFGGPVRAGADVREALDLDPHVPLVDCDARSRESGKQVLITLVQHVKNRYADPSARAGQPRQEFV
- a CDS encoding cytochrome P450, translated to MTTPDAVPLSGPRFQTEPARLYREMRRDHGSVVPVLLDGDIPAWLVLGYRELHQVTGDPVLFSRDSDLWNQWENIPADWPLLPMIGRKQPSILYTVGERHRQRAAMVSNALEAVDPFEMRGHAERFADELIDALCAEGEADLIAQYAMLLPVRVLARLYGFSDEDGPGLVTALNDMIDGRERALAGQAHLAGSMARLVAERRKEPADDVVSRMLADGSGFSDEEIVQDLMVMMAAGHQPTADWIGNSLRLMLTDDRFAASLFGGRNSVAEAMNEVLWEDTPTQNVAGRWAARDTRLGGRAVRAGDLLLLGLQGANSDPQVRTDASELTGGNNAHFSFGHGEHRCPFPAQEVAEVIARTGIEVVLDRLPDIDLAVPADSLTRRPSPWLRGLTRLPVRFSPVPAR